A stretch of Melospiza georgiana isolate bMelGeo1 unplaced genomic scaffold, bMelGeo1.pri scaffold_29, whole genome shotgun sequence DNA encodes these proteins:
- the LOC131096426 gene encoding olfactory receptor 14A16-like, with the protein MPRHHSKCSNSSSISHFLLLPLADTRQLQLLHFCLLLGISLAALLGNGLIISAVACGHHLHTPMFFFLLNLALTDLGSICTTVPKAMHNSLWDTRNISYTGCATQVFFFLFFMSAEYSLLTIMCYDRYMSICKPLHYGTLLGSRACAHMAAAAWTSAFLNALLHTANTFSLPLCQGNALGQFFCEIPPILKLSCLNSHRRELGILAVSMCLVFGCFVFIVFSYVQIFRAVLGIHSEQGRHKAFSTCLPHLAVLSLLVITGIFSYLKPPSMSSPSLDLALSLLYSVVPPTLNPLIYSLRNQELKVAVRTLMTGWFRKH; encoded by the coding sequence ATGCCAAGGCACCACAGCAAATGTTCCAACAGCAGttccatcagccacttcctcctgctgccgtTGGCAGAcacacggcagctgcagctcctgcacttctgcctcttgctgggcatctccctggctgccctcctgggcaacggcctcatcatcagcgccgtagcctgcggccaccacctgcacacgcccatgttcttcttcctgctcaacctggccctcactgacctgggctccatctgcaccactgtccccaaagccatgcacaattccctctgggacaccaggaacatctcctacacagGATGTGCTACTCAGGtattcttctttctcttctttatgTCAGCAGAATATTctctcctgaccatcatgtgctacgaccgctacatgtccatctgcaaacccctgcactacgggaccctgctgggcagcagagcttgtgcccacatggcagcagctgcctggacCAGTGCCTTTCTaaatgctctgctgcacacagccaacacattttccctgcccctgtgccagggcaatgccctgggccagttcttctgtgaaattccCCCGATTCTCAAACTCTCCTGTTTAAATTCCCACCGCAGGGAACTTGGAATTCTTGCTGTCAGTATGTGTTTAGTATTTGGTTGTTTTGtattcattgttttctcctatgtgcagatcttcagggctgtgctggggatccactctgagcagggacggcacaaagccttttccacctgcctccctcacctggccgtACTCTCACTGTTGGTCATTACTGGCATATTTTCCTActtgaagcccccctccatgtcctccccatcctTGGATCTGGCCCTTTCActtctgtactcagtggtgcctccaACCCTGAACCCCCTtatctacagcctgaggaaccaggagcttaAGGTTGCAGTGAGGACACTGATGACTGGATGGTTTCggaaacattaa